The following coding sequences are from one uncultured Desulfobacter sp. window:
- a CDS encoding ASCH domain-containing protein gives MKALSIKQPWANLIVEGIKDIENRNWLTYYRGLLYIHAGKGFDLQGASILNRQVPKYRRIIEESRNSRGGIVGTVQLTDCVTLHNSTWFYGKYGFVFNAPQKIDFYPMKGQLSIFDFHFETSPITQKTEKQLSLFDGLI, from the coding sequence ATGAAAGCACTAAGTATTAAACAGCCCTGGGCAAACCTTATAGTTGAAGGAATAAAGGATATTGAAAATCGCAACTGGCTTACCTATTATCGTGGCCTTTTATATATCCATGCAGGCAAAGGCTTCGATCTCCAAGGGGCGAGCATTTTAAACAGGCAAGTCCCCAAATATAGAAGAATCATCGAAGAATCGAGAAATAGTCGTGGTGGAATAGTTGGAACTGTTCAATTAACAGATTGTGTCACACTACATAACTCAACATGGTTTTATGGCAAATATGGTTTTGTTTTTAATGCTCCTCAAAAAATTGATTTTTACCCGATGAAGGGGCAACTAAGTATTTTTGATTTCCATTTTGAAACTTCCCCCATAACGCAAAAGACGGAAAAGCAATTGTCGTTGTTTGATGGCTTGATATAA
- the istA gene encoding IS21 family transposase produces the protein MIDKRMVFEIHRLKRMGFSIRQIAATLNLDRGTVSKYWKSPDITSKPKSGRSSKLDPFREMIKSMVDQYPKVKAPVILNIIRDKGFDGEITIVRDYLRYLRGHREKQVFIRFESLPGRQMQIDWGHFGSLPYGESARRLYALAVIESHSRMLYVCFTHSQKQATLHQCLADAFQFFGGTPKEIIVDNMLTAVTERMGSIIRFNEHFLDFLRPFGITPVACNVRAPHEKGKIENSIKYLRYNFWPLRNFTDLNDVNYQVAVWLENIANKRLHQTTGKRPSDLFTKDNLCPLPEPLPDVRETETSRVDKFFAVRFDANTYTVPPRLVGKQLTVKADSRTVTIYHKEKQVALHHRSWKKGERVDLPSHSEQVKKLKKKLFMDRQIMVFLSLGQEAADYLEKLADASQPIKKTVTQLLSINDCYGTPSLICALRKALKHKLYGAAYIQNILHQERAPVRPHPPVTLKNEELNDIRLPKPNLAEYDAIAMQRRK, from the coding sequence ATGATAGACAAGCGAATGGTGTTTGAAATTCACCGGTTAAAGCGCATGGGATTTTCCATCAGGCAAATTGCCGCTACTTTGAACCTGGACAGAGGGACGGTCAGCAAATACTGGAAATCTCCTGACATCACTTCCAAGCCCAAATCGGGACGGTCGTCGAAATTGGACCCATTCCGGGAAATGATTAAATCTATGGTGGATCAGTATCCAAAGGTCAAAGCTCCCGTCATTTTAAACATCATAAGAGATAAGGGGTTTGATGGAGAAATCACCATTGTGCGTGACTATTTGAGATATTTGAGGGGTCACCGGGAAAAACAGGTCTTTATTCGATTCGAGTCCCTGCCGGGTCGGCAAATGCAAATAGACTGGGGGCATTTTGGCAGCCTGCCCTATGGGGAAAGTGCAAGGCGGTTATATGCGCTGGCCGTCATAGAATCCCACAGTCGGATGCTGTATGTCTGTTTTACCCACAGTCAGAAGCAAGCGACCCTCCACCAATGTTTAGCAGATGCCTTCCAGTTTTTTGGCGGTACCCCAAAAGAAATCATAGTGGATAATATGCTGACCGCCGTGACGGAACGGATGGGATCAATCATTCGTTTTAATGAGCACTTCCTGGATTTTTTAAGGCCGTTCGGCATTACCCCTGTCGCCTGTAATGTCCGGGCACCCCATGAAAAAGGAAAAATTGAAAACAGCATTAAGTATTTGCGTTACAATTTTTGGCCTTTGCGGAATTTTACAGACCTTAATGATGTCAATTATCAGGTCGCGGTATGGCTTGAAAACATAGCCAATAAAAGATTACATCAGACCACAGGCAAAAGACCGTCAGACCTTTTTACAAAAGACAATTTATGCCCGCTGCCGGAACCTTTGCCGGATGTCAGGGAAACCGAGACCTCAAGGGTGGATAAATTTTTTGCCGTCCGGTTTGATGCCAATACCTATACTGTACCCCCCAGGCTGGTGGGCAAACAATTAACTGTTAAGGCCGACAGCCGAACCGTAACCATCTATCACAAAGAAAAACAGGTTGCTCTCCACCATAGAAGCTGGAAAAAAGGAGAGCGGGTTGATCTGCCTTCCCACAGTGAACAGGTTAAAAAGCTAAAAAAGAAGTTGTTTATGGACAGACAGATCATGGTGTTTCTGTCCTTGGGGCAGGAGGCGGCGGATTATCTTGAAAAATTGGCAGATGCGTCTCAACCGATCAAAAAAACGGTGACTCAACTTCTATCTATCAACGACTGTTACGGCACGCCTTCGTTAATCTGTGCTCTCAGAAAAGCTTTGAAGCATAAACTGTATGGTGCTGCATATATACAAAACATCCTGCATCAGGAAAGAGCACCTGTGAGGCCCCATCCACCAGTGACCTTGAAAAACGAAGAACTCAATGACATCCGACTGCCAAAGCCGAATCTTGCCGAGTATGACGCCATAGCCATGCAAAGGAGAAAATGA